In Leishmania major strain Friedlin complete genome, chromosome 34, the following proteins share a genomic window:
- a CDS encoding 20s proteasome beta 7 subunit, (putative) — MASGASVIAIKYNGGVLMAADTLLSYGSLAKWPNIPRIKLLGSHSAVCATGSYADFQMMAKQVEDNIERQRMYYNVDELNPSEVFSYLHRSIYQKRCDFEPCLCQMVFIGVRDSETFLAAVDDVGTRWEDDCVATGYGAYIALPLLRQALEKNPGGLSRAQAVQILTDCLRVLFYRECRTINKFQMADAAGDGVRISEPFDVETNWEYEGFCFEKTAIIR, encoded by the coding sequence ATGGCGTCTGGCGCATCTGTCATCGCGATCAAGTACAACGGCGGCGTACTGATGGCGGCGGACACGCTGCTGTCCTACGGGTCTCTCGCCAAGTGGCCCAACATCCCGCGCATcaagctgctcggcagccaCTCCGCCGTGTGCGCCACGGGCAGCTACGCCGACTTCCAGATGATGGCGAAGCAGGTGGAGGACAACATTGAGCGGCAGAGGATGTACTACAACGTGGACGAGTTGAACCCCAGTGAGGTGTTCAGCTACCTGCACCGCTCCATCTACCAGAAGCGCTGCGACTTCGAGCCGTGCCTGTGTCAGATGGTCTTCATTGGCGTGCGCGACAGCGAGACGTTTCTGGCGGCCGTGGACGACGTCGGCACGCGCTGGGAGGACGACTGCGTCGCGACCGGCTACGGCGCGTACAtcgcactgccgctgctgcgccaggcgctggagaagaatCCGGGCGGCCTGTCGCGGGCCCAGGCGGTGCAGATCCTCACCGactgcctgcgtgtgctctTCTACCGCGAGTGCCGCACCATCAACAAGTTTCAGatggccgacgccgccggcgacggtgtgcgCATCAGCGAGCCCTTCGACGTGGAGACGAACTGGGAGTACGAGGGCTTCTGCTTCGAGAAGACGGCCATCATCCGCTGA
- the QDPR-7 gene encoding quinonoid dihydropteridine reductase, with protein sequence MKNVLLIGARGALGRAVANAFANGKWSIISVDQAAAVQQGDECCAVNPASSIEELQQAYKSAVTGLKVDAVINVAGGWAGGSVADASTAASTELMLRQSLFSSVAAAHVFSTQGEKNGLLLLTGAAAAVSPTPGMIGYGTAKSAVHFLCQSIAEDPSVLPTDASVLAILPTILDTPGNRSAMPHADRSTWTSLEDVAQQIVEWSNGSRRPASGSLVKIVTENSKTRFIV encoded by the coding sequence ATGAAAAATGTACTCCTCATCGGTGCTCGCGGCGCCCTTGGTCGTGCCGTCGCGAACGCCTTTGCCAACGGCAAATGGTCCATCATCAGTGTAGATCAGGCAGCTGCTGTCCAGCAGGGCGATGAGTGCTGCGCTGTCAACCCGGCAAGCTccatcgaggagctgcagcaggcctACAAGTCTGCGGTCACCGGACTCAAGGTTGACGCAGTGATCAACGTGGCTGGCGGTTGGGCCGGCGGCTCTGTCGCGgacgccagcaccgctgcctcgacAGAGCTGATGCTGAGACAatcgctcttctcctccgtAGCGGCGGCACATGTGTTCAGTACGCAGGGTGAAAAAAATGGACTGCTTCTTCtcaccggcgcagcggctgctgtgaGCCCCACACCCGGTATGATTGGATACGGCACAGCAAAGTCTGCAGTGCACTTTCTCTGCCAGTCTATCGCGGAAGACCCATCCGTGTTGCCGACAGATGCGAGTGTCCTGGCTATCCTCCCCACTATCCTTGACACTCCCGGAAATAGAAGTGCGATGCCTCATGCTGACCGCTCCACGTGGACGTCGCTCGaggacgtggcgcagcaaaTCGTGGAGTGGAGCAATGGAAGTCGTCGTCCTGCTAGCGGATCACTCGTTAAGATCGTTACAGAAAACTCGAAGACGCGTTTTATTGTGTAG